A part of Sander vitreus isolate 19-12246 chromosome 8, sanVit1, whole genome shotgun sequence genomic DNA contains:
- the dkk3b gene encoding dickkopf-related protein 3b: MSHTALLLSRQADKEREGKMSGIMLLLVSLSLCLWPTDGTARSGKVIQRDALERGPVSLNDMFRELEELMEDTQHILEETVEQITTESAKSSLTSLDLHTNYNNGTKKMVKDEDRAAQVLDKAEKDTNNKTGEIHPSHIHMEISGFSNIVEHECMVDEDCGDLKYCLYEIKNSRCLPCIPTDMPCTKDEECCSDQMCVWGQCTVNATKGTEGTICQDQSDCRPDLCCAFQRELLFPVCNPKPEKGESCLSHPNLLMDMLAWNQEGPRDHCPCADNLQCQPHGRGSVCGE, encoded by the exons ATGAGTCACACTGCTCTGCTGCTCAGTAGACaagcagacaaagagagagaaggaaagatgTCCGGTATCATGCTGCTGTTGGTATCtttgagtttgtgtttgtggccGACCGACGGCACAGCACGGAGCGGGAAAGTGATCCAGCGGGACGCCCTGGAGCGGGGCCCGGTCAGTCTGAACGACATGTTCCGCGAGTTGGAGGAGTTGATGGAGGACACCCAGCATATACTGGAGGAGACTGTGGAGCAG ATAACTACTGAGAGTGCTAAATCATCTTTAACGTCACTGGATCTGCATACCAACTACAACAATGGGACAAAAAAGATGGTAAAGGATGAAGACAGAGCGGCTCAGGTCCTAGATAAAGCTGAAAAG GACACTAATAATAAAACAGGAGAGATTCATCCTTCACACATCCATATGGAGATTTCTGGCTTTTCCAACATTGTGGAACAC GAATGCATGGTGGATGAGGACTGTGGTGACCTGAAATACTGCCTGTATGAGATCAAAAACTCCAGGTGCCTCCCATGCATACCAACGGATATG CCCTGTACTAAGGATGAGGAGTGTTGCTCAgatcagatgtgtgtgtgggggcagTGTACAGTCAATGCCACCAAAGGAACAGAGGGAACTATCTGTCAGGATCAGAGTGACTGCAGGCCAGACCTCTGCTGTGCCTTTCAACGAG AGCTGTTGTTTCCAGTGTGTAATCCCAAACCAGAGAAGGGGGAGTCCTGTCTGAGCCATCCCAACCTGCTGATGGACATGCTGGCCTGGAACCAGGAGGGTCCCCGTGACCACTGCCCCTGTGCTGACAACCTCCAGTGCCAACCTCATGG ACGTGGATCTGTATGTGGAGAGTAG